The genome window ATGCGAATCGCGAACAGAGCTGGATGAACAGGCAACGGAAGCCAATGACGTTACTGAAGCTTCTCACCTGGTATATTGAGCCACTGCATCGCATGCAATGGTTAACCAAGGTCGCGAATGCCTGCCAATTGAAGAAGGGCGGCGAATTGGCATCCGTCATATATGGATTTCTCAATAATGGTGATCCTACGGTCGATAAATTGGCCAGTGATATGTTAACCGTCTGTTGTACTCCCTTGGTGCGAATGATCTCAAAGTGGATGCTCGAGGGGAACATTAACGATAGCTACGGCGAGTTCTTTATCGAATCCCTTCCAGAGGTCGGTGCAGATCGACTCTGGCATGATAAGTTTCGCCTGCGGCTCAACATGCTGCCCAAATTCATCTCCCTCGAGTTGGCTGACAAGATTCTCAAGACGGGAAAGAGCATCAACTTCCTGCGggaaatatgcaaaattgaTGAAGCTGTCAAGGGTCGAGAGGAGCTCAAGGATATCATTGACAATCGTGGTAAGTTCTCTCCCGGCACATCCAACTGGCatctatttatgtatatgtatgtttccCCAGTTTCCCAGATCTTCTCCTTTGTGCCTGATACCAGCTGGCATGCGGCCATCGAGACTTGTTACTCCCAAACGTCCAAGCATGTGCTGGACATTATGGTGGGACCACATAAGCTGTTGGTTCATCTGCAAGGAATGCGACGCTATCTGCTGCTTGGTCAGGGCGACTTTGTCAGCATCTTCATCGAGAACATCAAGTAGGTTTCGTAAAATAATTTGGAAATTGATTGACTTATAAACCGTCTTCACAGGGACGAACTGGGGAAGCTTGGCACCGACCTCTACTCACACGATTTGTCCTCTATGCTGGATGCTGCACTGCGTTCCACAAATGCCCAGTACGATGATCCAGAGATCCTCAATCATTTAGATGTGGTTGTTAAGACGCCATTTGCCGGTGATTGCGGCTGGGATGTCATCTCATTGCAGTACACAGTCCGTGGTCCTTTGGCCACCATGCTGGAACCTGCCATGCCCACGTACAAGACGCTTTTTAAGCCACTGTGGCGCATGAAGCACATGGAATTCGTGTTGTCCACAAAGATATGGAAGGAGCAGATGGGGAATGCCAAGGTAAGAGAACGACTGCTATAATTTacaaactaataaattaataatatatacgtCAGTTCAAGTcagttcaaattaaatttaattgatttacacTGAGATACGTCatttatatgttaaataagAAGACAATTAAGTGACAgcacttaaataatttgtgttgCAATACAAAACTAATCTGATTAATGCTGGTTTAGCTGCTTTGCATTCGTTCGAAAACTAAAATCGATTATGTGAATTTTTCAGGCACTGCGCGCATTAAACGGCGAGATTGGCAAAGTCACCTACAGATTGCATCTGTTTACGGCGGAAATCATGCACTTTGTACACCAGATGCAGTATTATGTGCTCTTTGAGGTGATTGAATGCAGCTGGGTGGAGTTACAGAAGCGCATGCAGCAGGCAACTGCACTGGATGACATTCTGGATGCACACTCAAAGTTCCTGCATGCGATCAGCATTGGATGCTTTGTGAAATCATCTAAGAACGTGGAAATCCATCTAGAGGTGGTGTACGATAGTATCATTAGCCTGGTGAATACACAATCGCAGTTTTATGACGATTGTTTCCAGGAGCTTGCTGCCCGCCAGCAAATGGCCCAAACAATTGCCGATTCGGAACGTAGTGGAAGTTTTGGATTGACCACTGTACAAAAGATGGAACGTGACCAGGAGCGTAAGATCTTTGAGCAGAAGGTGCTCACCTTCTGTCGCAACCTTGAGGATTATGCCAATGCCTACGGCAAAGCTGTCGGAGGCTTTCTCCTGGCGCTCAACTCCAGCTCCGATCCGAATCTTCAGCTGTTCGGCACGCGTCTGGACTTTAATGAATACTACAAGAAGCGGGACACAAATCTCAGCAAGCCGTTAACCTTCGAGCACATGCGCATGAGCAATGTGATGGGCAACTCCAAGGGTCTCACAGCAGGACGCTACAGTATGAATCCGCACCCAACCACTGCACAGTTTGGTCACATGGCTCTGGACTAACGATTATGTCAAGCACATGACAATCATCAAACGCTTTGCATCAGtgccaataacaacaactacgagtatatatttaacaaaagttGCGGGCAAATAGCTTCAAATTGCTGCGAAATTCTCTAAATCGGGTTTAATCATAATGtaattaattcatatatacgagtatagtTAATGGGCGACTGCACGCAAGCTACCTGCAAActgaattattgttgttacaaACGAAATTCGTTTTTAAATCTGTATCACAATTTTccaattgatttgaaattgtGTCCAAGTCGTGACAGTATTAAGCAATTAATTATTGAACACTTAactatttgtttatctttCGCACAATCACAATTTAAGTATATAGTTTATAAACAGACAGCGCAAAGCGTTGTTAtcgaatatgcatatattttatacatctAGATTTATCTTATCTTTGTCCTTCTCCGCTGAATTTTTTGTATCGTTTAATCACAACTTACGGCCTTTAAAATCGGCTTCATCTGCACCATTCAAGAAAATCCTCCATCTAATCAAAAAGGCTTGGTATTGTCACTTTCCTGTTTCTGCCATTAATTGTTAATGCTAACTACATTTTGTTAAACTATCAAActtaactaaactaaaaagattttaatcaTAAGGCAAGCTCAAATTTTAGGGATTTAATGCCATATATGGAATGTTGCCATTTGCTATGGAAAGGTAAAATTAATGAAGcgattttaaatgttaatattataaaagccAATCTAAActaattctaaataaataaattgttatgaattttgaaattatttccaGGGAGCCAGTTACCtatttagtttaataaaataaattcgaaTTTAACTGACAGATCATAACATTCTGGCCGCTTTTTCAATGACTGGTTAAGGGGCTTAAATATGTAACTATGTCAGAGATATTATGACGTAAAATGTTTCGAAACTAATGTCAAATGtgaaaatatctctttgataaaatttcaggagacattgaaaatcCTCTGTTAAGTATCTGATTTTGTTCTTAGTTATGTGAACAGATTCAAGTAGCTATTTTGCGGTttccaaattcaaataaaagtaacagctcaataataaattaatcaattttattatttaattttgtttgctggGGCAGTTAACTTCGACTTCGATAATGTTGACAAGTCATCGATAATATGCGCATAGATTGCCCATCCCTAGCTGGCAAGTGTCAGTAgcgcaattttttaattttattttttggaataACGTGCGCACACATTATTACTATTTGAGAAATAGCAGCTGTTGgaagttattaatttttttattcggACCGCCGCGAGTTCTATTGCAAATTGACTAAATTTTCAAGATGAAACTCGATATTATGCACATACTATCAGACATGAAAAAGGTCATAAACGAGCAGGACAATCTGTATCCGTTAGGTGAATATCGAACTGAATTTCGCTTGTACCAgcatgttattaaattttgttatagaTGGCTTGATATCGGATGCTGTgcgttatattttaatgtatccTAAAGCGCTCGACTTTCCATTGGCGCATTCGGAGGATAAGTGTATGGAGCAGATGTTGTCCTTGCTGAATTCCATTGAGGGAGATCCTTTGATTGGAGATCGCTTTCAGGAGTTCTTCATTATGGCCTGCGGAGGAGTAAGTACAAATGCAAATCCAAAAAGATAAAGCATCAGGTCAGTGGTGCccaaaattcgattttctTACCACGCGTCGCCTATAAAACTACactactacaaaaaaaagactgtcagtgttgccaactcttcAGGGCCAAAGAAAAGCTAAAACATATTCAATGCTGCCTATATTAACCTATATtaaactttcaaaaaaaaaactagcaaattttcaaaaacgaCAGATTAAAGCTGTAAGACGCAACTTCAACCTTATAAAGCATATACACATGTAACTTATAGACTCTAAATCACcatcatcaataaaattttggaataaaattaatcCCAAACGGTGTCTATTGAATTTCGTACGGACtgtaaattttccattttaaatcttatatttGGAGCATCCGGATTCTGTAAGAatgatttcaatattttattttttccgaTTTGCTTGTCATTTAATTCGCGTATGggcttaattaaatattaaaatatatatatatatatatatatatatatatatatataatacaattgaatataataaagcTTCAGAAGAGACGGAAAAGACctaaattggcaacactgcatCAACAGATCCATCCGATCCATTAGATAACTACAATCCCGTTGCAGCTTAATGATCACCGTATGCGTGATCTTTTGGCCAATCTTTTGTTATGGAGTTTAGAGGATAAGGAGACACAGTTGAATAATTTGGCGGAACTTGGACTACTGCCACCTAATAAAACCCTATGCGTGACCAAATACATGAGaagcgtcagcagcagcaccatTCCCTCGACCTTGAGCGTGAGAGACAGTTCCCATAACATGGGAGCTTTGGTACgttgcaattttaatacagTTCCTCATTACCTGGACCTGAACGACTATCAGCCATTGCCGGAGTGCGTTGGGGAGATTGCAATTCAACAGACATTTAAATTCGGCTATGAAGTTGTCCAAAATGCCATCTACGCCCTATTGGGAATGGGAGGAAAGTATCTGATGAAGCATGCAATAACGGGACGTTTAGGATTCAATCCGAGCAACAGTTCGCTCCTGAAGTGCACCCAAAAGAGCATGTTGTTGCGTCTCGGCGAGGCTGGATTCTTTCATGATCAGCTGCAGAAATTCTCGAAAGTCACAACCGAATCCAATGCCTTGGGATCCATGAGTCAGGCCTTGGCAGCCAAGCTGAAACTGGAGCTGAACGAGTATCGTGGTCAAGTGTCGCAGCTGCAGGATGTACTTAATAAACATCGGGAGGCCCAATTGCAGATGTATGTCGATCGACAGCAAAACTGGATCCACAGGAAGCTGGAGACGTTGACACTACTCAAGCTTATCACCTGGTATCTAAAGCCACTGTATCGCTTGCAATGGTTAACCAAGATCGCGGATGCCTGCCAATTGAAGAAGGGCGGCGAATTGGTATCCGTCATATATGACTTTTTAAGCACTGGTGATCCCCATCTCTATGATCTGGCCAGAGATGTGTTAACCGTCTGCTGTACTCCCTTGGTGCGCATGATCTCAAAGTGGATGCTCGAGGGGCACATTAACGATAAATACAATGAGTTCTTTATCGAATCCCTTCCAGAGGTCGGTGCAGATCGACTCTGGCATGATAAGTTTCGCCTGCGGCTCAACATGCTGCCCAAATTCATCTCCCTCGAGTTGGCTGACAAGATTCTCAAGACGGGAAAGAGCATCAACTTCCTGCgagaaatatgcaaaattgaCGAACCTGTCAAAGGTCGAGAGGAGCTCAAGGATATCATTGACAATCATGGTAAGTTCTCTCCCAGCACATTCTACTGGCATCTTTCTATGGGTAATTGGTTCCCCAGTTTCCCAGATCTTTTCCTTTGTGCCTGATACCAGCTGGCATTCGGCCATCGAGACTTGTTACTCCCAAACGTCCAAGCATGTACTGGACATTATGGTGGGACCACATAAGCTGTTGGTTCATCTGCAAGGAATGCGAAACTATCTTTTACTTGGCCAGGGCGACTTTGTCGGCATCTTCATCGAGAACATCAAGTGAGTTACAGTCAGTTGTTCCCGTATTGATTAATGGATCCATTAGCTTTTGTCATTTTAGGGGCGAACTGGACAAACTGGGCACTGATATCTACAATACTTATGATTTGTCCTCAATGCTGGATGCTGCACTGCGCTCCACAAACGCCCAGTACGATGATCCAGACATACTCGATCATTTGGATGTGGTCGTTAGGAGTCCCTATCCCGGTGACTGTGGCTGGGATGTCATCTCATTGCAGTACACACTGCAGGGACCATTGGCCACCATGCTGGAACCTGCCATGCCCACGTACAAGACGCTTTTTAAGCCATTGTGGCGCATGAAGCACATGGAATTCGTGTTGTCCACAAAGATATGGAAGGAGCAAATGTACAATGCCAAGGTATGCCAAGTAGTATTCTAGTTCCCACCTTAAACTTGTTATACTCTGCTGAGCAAGAGATCCGTATGGAAAACACTTTTACCTTTGCCTTTGACTCTCCTGTCGGACTGTCGAACTGTTGGATAAGATTAGCGCGTAATCTAATCCATGGCACTGAGTGTTGTCCACTTGGCGTTGCACATTTGTTGCTTCTATTACCGGTTACGATAAGAGACGAGGCTATCAATATCTGGGTGTCAAAGTACACATACCGCTTCTAGGCTAATTTGATTGAATTCGTTACAATAACAGCATTCCTTTTGGTCTTAtgtattattttctaattacaCGTAGtataaacatacaaaaaaaaaacaatagaacGTTCACATTGTGCTAGTGGcgtaattataaaacaaagtaaagtacaaacaaaaatatgtggaAAGCCATGAAGATGCCCTAAACAATAGAGTCCAATTCCAGGTCAGTTTACAACTTGGCGTCGGTCTTGAGCAGAGGCGCCAGCTTCTGGGTCAGCATGATGTTGCCGGCAATCTTCAATTTGCCCTTCATGAACGCAGCCTGAGGATTCAGTTTGCCCAAGGCAATATCAACCATATCCTCATCGGCAACGGTCAGTGTGGTGTCCACCTTAACACCCTGGGCGGGTCCCTCATATGCCTTGGCGCTCTTGCAGTCCAGAGCTGTTCAAAAAAGAATAGAATAAGTATGAGTATAcgaataaaaagaaagttaTCTTTTAGACCGATCTTTGGTATGGCAGATATTTGATTTAGTAATCAGATACAAGAGATATATCAGGAAGCAaactagttttttatactaaaggtAGATACGAATAATCGCTCCGTttctatgaaagctatatgatatagttgccCGATCTGGCAGATAGCCTGTCTATATCGACTTAGCTCATCGttttgatcaagaatatatatactttgtggGGTCTGCTATGTCTGTTTTAATGCGTTACATATATTATGACAACATTATaataccctctgcaagggtaCAACAATAAGTTTGCCTGCTAATGAGACGACAACTCAACGCGGCGACGAATGGTGCGAAGTACACGACTAAAGTATCGATTGCACTTTGAACTTTGAGTTGCGATACAAGTGCAGTTGTGAATATCTGTCTTTCAGTTAACATGGACATAGATGAATGTACTTACTCCATTCCTTGGCCACCTTGCCGTCCTTGGTGATTTTGTAGAGGAATACACCGTTAATGGCCTTGGCCTTCGCTTGGTTATCCTTCAAGCCCTCGATAATTTTCTGGAAAACGGCGTCCGATTGCAGCGACATATTGATGTGtggtatttgttgttgcttcaaactgtaatcaattaattaaaagtacacTTGAATTGATAAACTTGCGAATTAAGCCTCCTCGCTAAATGCTTACACTTGAAAGGAAAAAcgccaaataatgaacaaaTAGCGACAATCGTTGATTTTTATGTCTTTTTATTCTCTTTCTCTAATACTTTACTAACACTCTCACACTTGACCGGTGAGCTCTCGTTGCTTTTCACACACCCATACCCatatgagaaaaataaatcgaTAGTCTTTTGGAGTTTGCACTCTCTCATTTACTCACAGTGCTGTTATGTTAACATAACATGTCCAGCTGTTGGCGCTCTTTACACATGGTGCAATAATACAGGTGGTATCAACGACGTAGCCAGCCGTATCAGTTGATAAGAACGTGCGAGcgttaaaataaacttaaacatGGTTCATTTGACCTTGGCTGTGATACGATagattgaattaaatgcattaaagttaGAGAGTAGCGTGTTACTTTCAATAAACTTTGTTAAAAAGCGAACGTAACGCCTTTGACAATAACATCTAAGAGTTGAAGTCACTTGCTCGATTGACAACCCCCACATTATTATGCCTTGCTCGCACTGTGCACTGTGCAAAGTGCGCAATAATTTGAAGATCATAAATGTTGGATTGCGATAACGATAGCAGCTATATTATGGATTATCGTTTGCTCAAACTATCAGTATTtcctttaaaaatgtatatgtacatatataaagcaTCAATTATCaacacaaatatgtatataagtctTTATCAGTATGTACATTACTAGgcattttatgaaattcaaTCAATAAATGCCTAAGCATGCGATGCATCCTCAAACTTCTCCGGATTTAGTCCGGCCTTCTTCATCTCCACGGCAATAGAGAAGAGATAATCGTAGCACTCGGACCTGCAAAAAGTCATATAAAtaagaacatatttttttatacaagcAAATTTAATGTCTACTTACatagttttggttttttccCAAGTCTGACCCCAAACATAGACACCATGTCGACGCACCAGAATGGCACTACATCCGGGATACTCCATCATGGCCGCATACATGCTATCAGCCAAATCTCGTTCGAAGGGCGTGTTCTCAATGATGGGTACAACCAGCTCCTCATCGTAGCGCAGATAACGCTTGTCCGCCTCATCGTAGACGCCCTAAAAATAGATTATAATTTAGATAAACTGTTTGCAATCACTTACTAAGTTTATGCGACAGCTAAAGCTAATTTAGTGTATAAACTTGTAATGCTTTTAAACTGTACCTTAATCATTTCGAGGTGTGTGCAACGGAAAGTTTTTCCCGGCCAGAGCAACGTAGCCATTACGGCGTGTTGGGAATGAGTGTGAATGCAGGCTCCGGCATTGCGATGTCGGTAGGCGAGCATAAATAGAGGCGTGCACTGACTCTTTTTGAGTCCCCTTATTTCCGGCGGTAATTGCAAATCCTTGCCATTTTCGTCTTGCACAAACAGATCCTCCGGCTGCATACGCTCCTTTTGTACACCCGAAGGTGCTATATAGATTTCATTACTGCAcccaaataacaaaaaaaaaacttacatttatttaacgaGTACAATGGAATTTAcatacaatttgatttaaactTGCTTGTATTTTATAGTCATCCCGCCCCCTGTGCCGGTTACCCAACCCAGATGATAGAATTGTCTGCATAGCTCTGGTATCAAGTGACGCGGATGTTCCGCTGGTAAATCCTTGAAAATTGACAATGCCATTAAGAAACTGGCAGCTGATAAGGCAGTTCAATCAGTTGTTCAGGCACATTCGTCACGTATGTAAACAATAGACACTGTTGCCCAAACGTTGCGACCTGGCCCAAATGATGCCACCCTGTtaaattttccgatctggcaataTGTACTTGTCTTAATtggaaactattttttttttgacaatttcttaatattgaagctagaattttaaaattattacagACTTCTTGTTGGagttttctgcatttttaaaatatttttttcgaattaaatttgtaacttctcttCCCTTGGGAATGAAAGCTTTAaacctttattttatgtaacttcgaatttaaaattttcttgaatttattaatttattgcaaatttatggcattttgaaatttgcaatacctaaatttaaatttattatttatttaaatttgccaagtatttaaaatattttacatcgcaatttcagctatttttcggatgctttccagccagttCGAACGGTCGACAGATTCTGGCTGTCGGGCGATAGATTTTTTCATTgtcgattttaaaattatttgttaacaTAAAGTGTTCCTGTTATCAACAGTTATCGATGCTATCacacaatttgaaattcaagttcgatgtaattacttttaattttgtatttatttttcaggcACTGCGCGAGTTGAGTAGTGAGATTGGCCACGCCAACTACAAATTGCATTTCTTCACATCGGAGCTTATGCACTTTCTCCACGAAATGCTGTATTATGTGCTCTTCGAAGTAATTGAGTGCAGTTGGGTGGGATTGCAGAAGCGCATGTCTCAAGCCACTGATCTGGATGAAATTCTAGATGAGCATTCAAAATTTCTAGAAGCGATTGGCGTTGGATGTTTTGTTAAAACATCGAAGGAAAGAGAAAGCCATCTTGAAGTGCTATATGGCAGTATTATTAACCTAGTAAAGTTACAAACAGaattttatgataattgtTTTGAGGAGTTGAACGCCCGTAAGAAAATGTCCAAGGCAATTGCTGATTCTGAACGTGCCGGACATTTCGGCGTGACCACTGCGCAAAAGTTGGAACGGAACCAGAAGCGCAAGATATTCCTTCACAAAGTTTATACCTTTTGTCACAATCTTGAGGAATATTCCACGGCCTACGGCAAAGCAATTGGCGTCTTCCTGCTGGAGCTCAACTCTAGCTCCAACCCGAATCTTCAGCTGTTCGGCACGCGTCTGGACTTTAATGAATACTACAAGAAGCGGGACACAAACCTCAGCAAACCATTAACCTTCGAGCATATGCGTCTGAGCAATGTGATGGGCACCTCCAAGGATCCTACAGCAGGTACCAACAGTATTCATCCGATTGAACCTGTTGCAGAGAATGATCAGGATTCAGGTGATTCCAAGCCAGTCACATCTTAATAACACTAGTCTTCACATCGAAAATTGGGCAATTTGCAATATCTTAacacaatattataattttagttacttACATGCACAAAAAGAACAGAAAAGTTTAATGCCAACTTAAttgttgttcttataatttattatttactcatAAGTGGACAGCGCATAGcgttgttaatgttaatgtaatGTACACCATCCATCAAAGTCAtacaatttaactaaaaaaaattcgaattaaaaaaattgtcatgTATTTTCAGATAAAGAAATCTAATTTGTGAATTCAATCTCTTTTTGGATTTGAATTAAACGGCTGCTAAGTAGCTCCAACATTATATAACAGAGCCTTAAAAGAACTAAACAGCTTAGCTACTAATGTGAACTTGGTTCAATTagcaataaattacaaatttaattgtaaaaaaattttgtaaaaataaataaaatgataaatacaaaatgaaaaatacacTGAACTGAAAAGTGGTCTAGATCATATTTCAAGGTTGCCAGACGATaaaattaactataatttttttgctgcCAGGTGGCAATGTGTTTAAAAAACAGAACAAATAGCACAACAAACTTGCTAAGAgcgacaaaaaaaatcaattgcaaaaataacaCTGTAATATCCAAAGCTTAAACGGCTGTCGTTGACAATAAAATAGTtgacatttattaaatgaattatcgAATTAAGCAGCAAATCAACCTAAAGGAACGCACTGTTGGAGTTCATAGCAGtctttttttgtgcatttcgCGTTGGCAGTGATTTTTTGCAAGTGCAAAcggaaaagaagaaaaagaaaaaaaataaagaaaagctGACGCTGCCGGTGCTAGCATTTACcaattcatataaaaattagatgttttgttgttgctgctggtgttgttgtgtaTTGTTAAATTGAAAGCAACCATATTGCTGCGCTGGAaacta of Drosophila innubila isolate TH190305 chromosome X, UK_Dinn_1.0, whole genome shotgun sequence contains these proteins:
- the LOC117790715 gene encoding gamma-tubulin complex component 3-like isoform X2; protein product: MSQNIKISSANNNSRPNSELKSLLTNFSEVINGKEALNDLDAFVSNAVQYVSMDPTVFDSLLPRSENDCVQKIMSLLNSRSNLQDGLLPGEIFQERYNDSTEGINDPRLRDLLANLLLSSLQDDPQYHINEMTLLPFHHRKLAIKSNSISSQNGNGINGLKSLARCSYDPTQRSIGLGHQPMPNYMLELSKQKNVDIVHDIVQNAIYSFMGAQGKYLKKDVITGRFKLDPQNMKSLTVEQAGMLFRLSELGYYHDQVTTFSNISTGYNAMGCMGQAFIAKLKLELNDFHGQVAELHDMLNKYRQSQSQDYANREQSWMNRQRKPMTLLKLLTWYIEPLHRMQWLTKVANACQLKKGGELASVIYGFLNNGDPTVDKLASDMLTVCCTPLVRMISKWMLEGNINDSYGEFFIESLPEVGADRLWHDKFRLRLNMLPKFISLELADKILKTGKSINFLREICKIDEAVKGREELKDIIDNRVSQIFSFVPDTSWHAAIETCYSQTSKHVLDIMVGPHKLLVHLQGMRRYLLLGQGDFVSIFIENIKDELGKLGTDLYSHDLSSMLDAALRSTNAQYDDPEILNHLDVVVKTPFAGDCGWDVISLQYTVRGPLATMLEPAMPTYKTLFKPLWRMKHMEFVLSTKIWKEQMGNAKALRALNGEIGKVTYRLHLFTAEIMHFVHQMQYYVLFEVIECSWVELQKRMQQATALDDILDAHSKFLHAISIGCFVKSSKNVEIHLEVVYDSIISLVNTQSQFYDDCFQELAARQQMAQTIADSERSGSFGLTTVQKMERDQERKIFEQKVLTFCRNLEDYANAYGKAVGGFLLALNSSSDPNLQLFGTRLDFNEYYKKRDTNLSKPLTFEHMRMSNVMGNSKGLTAGRYSMNPHPTTAQFGHMALD
- the LOC117790756 gene encoding peroxisomal multifunctional enzyme type 2; this translates as MSLQSDAVFQKIIEGLKDNQAKAKAINGVFLYKITKDGKVAKEWTLDCKSAKAYEGPAQGVKVDTTLTVADEDMVDIALGKLNPQAAFMKGKLKIAGNIMLTQKLAPLLKTDAKL
- the LOC117790715 gene encoding gamma-tubulin complex component 3-like isoform X1; this encodes MSQNIKISSANNNSRPNSELKSLLTNFSEVINGKEALNDLDAFVSNAVQYVSMDPTVFDSLLPRSENDCVQKIMSLLNSRSNLQDGLLPGEIFQERYNDSTEGINDPRLRDLLANLLLSSLQDDPQYHINEMTLLPFHHRKLAIKSNSISSQNGNGINGLKSLARCSYDPTQRSIGLGHQPMPNYMLELSKQKNVDIVHDIVQNAIYSFMGAQGKYLKKDVITGRFKLDPQNMKSLTVEQAGMLFRLSELGYYHDQVTTFSNISTGYNAMGCMGQAFIAKLKLELNDFHGQVAELHDMLNKYRQSQSQDYANREQSWMNRQRKPMTLLKLLTWYIEPLHRMQWLTKVANACQLKKGGELASVIYGFLNNGDPTVDKLASDMLTVCCTPLVRMISKWMLEGNINDSYGEFFIESLPEVGADRLWHDKFRLRLNMLPKFISLELADKILKTGKSINFLREICKIDEAVKGREELKDIIDNRGKFSPGTSNWHLFMYMYVSPVSQIFSFVPDTSWHAAIETCYSQTSKHVLDIMVGPHKLLVHLQGMRRYLLLGQGDFVSIFIENIKDELGKLGTDLYSHDLSSMLDAALRSTNAQYDDPEILNHLDVVVKTPFAGDCGWDVISLQYTVRGPLATMLEPAMPTYKTLFKPLWRMKHMEFVLSTKIWKEQMGNAKALRALNGEIGKVTYRLHLFTAEIMHFVHQMQYYVLFEVIECSWVELQKRMQQATALDDILDAHSKFLHAISIGCFVKSSKNVEIHLEVVYDSIISLVNTQSQFYDDCFQELAARQQMAQTIADSERSGSFGLTTVQKMERDQERKIFEQKVLTFCRNLEDYANAYGKAVGGFLLALNSSSDPNLQLFGTRLDFNEYYKKRDTNLSKPLTFEHMRMSNVMGNSKGLTAGRYSMNPHPTTAQFGHMALD
- the LOC117790730 gene encoding gamma-tubulin complex component 3-like, encoding MGALVRCNFNTVPHYLDLNDYQPLPECVGEIAIQQTFKFGYEVVQNAIYALLGMGGKYLMKHAITGRLGFNPSNSSLLKCTQKSMLLRLGEAGFFHDQLQKFSKVTTESNALGSMSQALAAKLKLELNEYRGQVSQLQDVLNKHREAQLQMYVDRQQNWIHRKLETLTLLKLITWYLKPLYRLQWLTKIADACQLKKGGELVSVIYDFLSTGDPHLYDLARDVLTVCCTPLVRMISKWMLEGHINDKYNEFFIESLPEVGADRLWHDKFRLRLNMLPKFISLELADKILKTGKSINFLREICKIDEPVKGREELKDIIDNHVSQIFSFVPDTSWHSAIETCYSQTSKHVLDIMVGPHKLLVHLQGMRNYLLLGQGDFVGIFIENIKGELDKLGTDIYNTYDLSSMLDAALRSTNAQYDDPDILDHLDVVVRSPYPGDCGWDVISLQYTLQGPLATMLEPAMPTYKTLFKPLWRMKHMEFVLSTKIWKEQMYNAKALRELSSEIGHANYKLHFFTSELMHFLHEMLYYVLFEVIECSWVGLQKRMSQATDLDEILDEHSKFLEAIGVGCFVKTSKERESHLEVLYGSIINLVKLQTEFYDNCFEELNARKKMSKAIADSERAGHFGVTTAQKLERNQKRKIFLHKVYTFCHNLEEYSTAYGKAIGVFLLELNSSSNPNLQLFGTRLDFNEYYKKRDTNLSKPLTFEHMRLSNVMGTSKDPTAGTNSIHPIEPVAENDQDSGDSKPVTS
- the LOC117790750 gene encoding probable methylthioribulose-1-phosphate dehydratase; its protein translation is MALSIFKDLPAEHPRHLIPELCRQFYHLGWVTGTGGGMTIKYNNEIYIAPSGVQKERMQPEDLFVQDENGKDLQLPPEIRGLKKSQCTPLFMLAYRHRNAGACIHTHSQHAVMATLLWPGKTFRCTHLEMIKGVYDEADKRYLRYDEELVVPIIENTPFERDLADSMYAAMMEYPGCSAILVRRHGVYVWGQTWEKTKTMSECYDYLFSIAVEMKKAGLNPEKFEDASHA